Proteins co-encoded in one Ralstonia sp. RRA genomic window:
- a CDS encoding xanthine dehydrogenase family protein molybdopterin-binding subunit, with protein MNAKATKPRSGRRRFLLGALAAGGALVVGWGVMPPRSRVGDPALFPEHGGEVALNGWIKITPEGNVILAMPRVEMGQGIHTALSMLAAEELDIPLTRVSIETSPVERIYGNVVAMGDSSLPLHPDSADKTWARALHWVMAKSAREIGLIITGGSSSTADGWEPVREAAATARAALVEAAAREWNVPAAQVSIREGQLIGPGGKQATFGGMAKAARGIAPPSNVVLKPASQYQLIGKPAPRNDLAAKTDGSARFSIDARPAGMLYAAVVMCPVFGGKLKTFQSKAALGMPGVRYVVPFEGAAGGAPGVAVVADHYWQARQALATVEPVWDNGPHASLDSAGIRQQLVSALDSDKGGFTYRSLGEGLKAFDKADGATLVEAEYTAPYLAHTAMEPINCTAQVTADGVHLWAPTQVATLAQLVAARAAGVSGDKVHIDIPLIGGGFGRRLESDFISQAVTIATKTEGKPVQVIWSREEDVRHDFYRPHAIARLKARVENGKITAIASRSAGQSILAGELDRLFGAPSAGIDRYTAEGLFDLPYEIEHEHIAHLAVDLPIPVGFWRSVGHSYNGFFMEGFLNDVAAAAKLDPLAMRRDLLKAHPRELKVLDTAAQAAGWGQPLPPAADGAPRARGIALHPSFGSVVAQVVEVSLKDGKPRVHRVVCAVDCGTVVNPGIVAQQIESAIIFGLTAALYGRIEIKDGQVVQSNFPDYPALKMAEAPVIETHIVPSTAEPTGVGEIGVPPIAPAVAHAVAQLTGKPVRQLPMV; from the coding sequence ATGAACGCCAAGGCAACCAAGCCCCGTAGCGGGCGTCGGCGCTTCCTGCTGGGGGCACTCGCTGCAGGGGGCGCGCTGGTGGTCGGCTGGGGCGTGATGCCGCCGCGCAGCCGCGTGGGCGATCCGGCGCTGTTTCCCGAACACGGGGGCGAGGTTGCCCTGAATGGGTGGATCAAGATCACCCCGGAGGGCAACGTCATCCTGGCGATGCCGCGCGTGGAGATGGGGCAGGGCATCCACACCGCGCTGTCGATGCTGGCGGCGGAAGAGCTGGATATTCCGCTGACGCGCGTGAGCATCGAGACCTCGCCGGTGGAGCGCATCTACGGCAACGTGGTCGCCATGGGGGACAGTTCGCTCCCGTTGCATCCGGACAGCGCAGACAAGACCTGGGCCCGCGCGCTGCACTGGGTCATGGCCAAGAGCGCGCGTGAGATCGGGCTCATCATCACCGGCGGCAGCAGCAGTACGGCTGACGGCTGGGAGCCGGTGCGCGAGGCGGCCGCCACGGCGCGTGCTGCGCTGGTGGAGGCTGCGGCGCGCGAGTGGAACGTGCCCGCAGCGCAGGTGAGCATCCGGGAAGGGCAGTTGATCGGCCCGGGGGGCAAGCAGGCGACTTTCGGTGGCATGGCGAAAGCCGCGCGCGGCATTGCGCCGCCGTCCAATGTCGTGCTCAAGCCGGCTTCGCAATACCAGTTGATCGGCAAGCCTGCGCCACGCAATGATCTGGCCGCCAAGACGGATGGCAGCGCGCGCTTCTCGATCGATGCGCGTCCGGCAGGGATGCTGTACGCCGCCGTGGTGATGTGCCCGGTCTTTGGCGGCAAGCTCAAGACATTTCAGTCGAAAGCGGCGCTCGGCATGCCGGGCGTGCGCTATGTGGTGCCGTTTGAAGGTGCGGCAGGTGGTGCGCCTGGCGTGGCCGTTGTGGCGGATCACTACTGGCAGGCACGCCAGGCGCTGGCGACCGTCGAGCCTGTATGGGACAACGGCCCGCACGCCTCGCTCGATTCCGCGGGCATCCGCCAGCAGCTCGTCAGCGCGCTGGATAGCGACAAGGGTGGGTTCACCTACCGCTCGCTCGGCGAGGGCCTGAAGGCTTTCGACAAGGCCGACGGCGCGACGCTTGTGGAAGCCGAATACACCGCACCGTATCTCGCGCACACGGCCATGGAGCCGATCAACTGCACGGCACAGGTGACAGCGGATGGAGTGCATCTGTGGGCGCCCACGCAGGTCGCCACGCTGGCACAACTGGTGGCGGCGCGCGCGGCCGGGGTGAGCGGCGACAAGGTCCACATCGACATCCCGCTGATTGGCGGCGGCTTTGGGCGGCGGCTGGAGTCCGATTTCATCAGCCAGGCCGTCACCATTGCCACCAAGACAGAAGGCAAGCCGGTACAGGTCATCTGGTCGCGCGAGGAAGATGTTCGCCATGACTTCTATCGCCCGCACGCCATTGCACGGCTGAAGGCGCGCGTGGAGAACGGCAAAATCACGGCGATTGCCTCGCGCAGTGCGGGTCAGTCGATCCTGGCGGGCGAATTGGATCGCCTGTTCGGTGCGCCCTCTGCAGGCATCGACCGCTACACCGCCGAAGGGCTGTTCGACCTGCCGTACGAGATCGAGCACGAGCACATTGCGCATCTGGCGGTGGATCTGCCGATCCCGGTGGGGTTCTGGCGCAGCGTGGGGCACTCGTACAACGGGTTCTTCATGGAGGGCTTCCTGAACGACGTGGCGGCCGCAGCCAAGCTGGATCCACTGGCGATGCGGCGTGATTTGCTGAAGGCGCATCCGCGCGAACTGAAGGTGCTCGACACGGCTGCGCAGGCTGCAGGCTGGGGGCAACCGCTGCCGCCGGCAGCCGATGGTGCCCCACGTGCACGCGGCATTGCGCTGCACCCGAGCTTCGGCTCGGTGGTGGCGCAGGTGGTGGAGGTGTCGTTGAAGGATGGCAAGCCGCGCGTGCATCGCGTGGTATGCGCGGTGGATTGCGGCACGGTGGTCAACCCGGGCATCGTCGCGCAGCAGATCGAGAGCGCGATCATCTTCGGCTTGACGGCGGCGCTGTACGGGCGGATCGAGATCAAGGACGGGCAGGTCGTGCAGTCGAACTTCCCTGACTACCCAGCGCTCAAGATGGCGGAGGCGCCCGTCATCGAAACGCACATCGTGCCGAGCACGGCGGAGCCGACCGGTGTGGGTGAGATTGGCGTGCCACCGATTGCGCCGGCCGTCGCACATGCCGTGGCGCAGTTGACGGGTAAGCCCGTGCGGCAACTGCCGATGGTCTGA
- a CDS encoding peroxidase-related enzyme — protein sequence MTEIIRAHGFTNESLEWQAWLDVVDLDRATPEQIAVLEESHPKAKTSDYYRFLVHQPEILRQRSAAFNAIMYAPGGLSRAERELASAVVSRVNGCVYCASVHAQRFEQLAKRNDVIKQVFEDPHTAGTNARERAIALFSIDLTLRPGDVRAEDLQPLKAAGLTDAEILDLIHAVAIFAWANRLMLNLGEPVFPEAA from the coding sequence ATGACCGAGATCATCCGCGCCCACGGCTTCACCAACGAATCGCTGGAGTGGCAGGCGTGGCTCGATGTGGTCGACCTCGACCGCGCCACGCCCGAGCAGATCGCCGTGCTGGAAGAGAGCCACCCCAAGGCGAAGACGTCGGACTACTACCGCTTCCTCGTCCATCAGCCGGAGATCCTGCGCCAGCGCTCGGCTGCGTTCAACGCGATCATGTATGCGCCGGGCGGCCTGTCGCGCGCGGAGCGTGAACTCGCCAGCGCGGTGGTGTCGCGCGTGAACGGCTGCGTGTACTGCGCATCGGTGCACGCGCAACGCTTCGAGCAGCTTGCCAAGCGCAACGACGTGATCAAGCAGGTCTTCGAAGACCCGCACACCGCCGGCACGAACGCGCGCGAACGTGCCATCGCGTTGTTCTCCATCGACCTGACGTTGCGCCCCGGTGACGTGCGCGCCGAAGACCTGCAACCGCTCAAGGCCGCTGGTCTGACGGATGCGGAGATTCTCGACCTCATTCACGCCGTGGCGATCTTCGCGTGGGCGAATCGGCTGATGCTGAACCTGGGGGAACCGGTGTTTCCGGAAGCGGCCTGA
- a CDS encoding acyl-CoA thioester hydrolase/BAAT C-terminal domain-containing protein, translated as MATFVLNVTPADDLIDVSRQIVVTGLPPGAQVGIVAQTRRGTGVLWHSRAAFIADAQGTVDLTRDAPVSGDYTGISAMGLIWSQRPEDGKAREVFPQPVTAPLTTSLTATANGESIHASFVQRLAAPGVTRHEVRDEGLVGTLYLPDAYAHPGPRPAVLILNGSGGGINEPRAALYASHGYAAFALAYFKAPGLSDYISNTPLEYFERALAWLRKRVEPLHDFVAVSGQSRGGELALLLGATFPEAVSAVIGYVPGAVVHSAQNAADPAIGREGATWLYRGQPLPHLWEGNRTATWAPFDEGPAPHRHERAIRTALQDADAVARARIRIERARGPVLLLSATDDGSWPSSDYSRMVTAKLAEVRHPYPVQHFDYEGAGHAIVFPYVPTTQLVYAHPVSGRISTGGGEPRANAHADAQSWAAVRRFLASAVAARGASVPDSRSLSTMDFTPAQDVVDQVAGLDDGSATHALRHAREKVATATQGSYDGLFDAALPGLTLGERLLVALYACRLTPAPELAEHYRARLAETPVDAAALQAVDHGAVEALTDPRLHAILTFTRTLIERPIEGDRAALQKLPAAGLATADVVTLAQLIAFLSYQTRLVAGLRALNAAAGTNASAPPTETAA; from the coding sequence ATGGCTACGTTCGTGCTCAACGTCACGCCGGCGGATGACCTGATCGACGTATCGCGCCAGATTGTTGTGACGGGGCTACCGCCCGGCGCGCAGGTCGGCATCGTCGCGCAAACGCGTCGTGGCACTGGTGTGTTGTGGCACAGCCGCGCCGCCTTCATCGCGGATGCGCAAGGCACCGTCGACCTGACGCGCGATGCGCCCGTCTCCGGGGACTACACCGGCATCAGCGCCATGGGCCTGATCTGGAGCCAGCGCCCGGAAGACGGCAAGGCGCGCGAGGTCTTCCCGCAACCGGTGACCGCGCCGCTGACGACATCGCTCACAGCTACCGCCAACGGCGAGTCGATCCACGCGAGTTTCGTGCAGCGGCTGGCAGCACCCGGCGTGACCCGCCACGAGGTCCGCGATGAAGGCCTGGTCGGCACGCTCTACTTGCCGGACGCCTATGCACACCCCGGCCCGCGCCCGGCGGTGCTGATCCTCAATGGCTCGGGTGGCGGCATCAACGAGCCGCGCGCGGCGCTGTACGCCTCGCACGGTTATGCGGCGTTTGCGCTGGCCTACTTTAAGGCGCCGGGGCTGTCGGACTACATCTCCAACACGCCGTTGGAGTACTTCGAGCGTGCACTTGCGTGGCTGCGCAAGCGTGTTGAACCACTGCATGATTTCGTGGCGGTGAGCGGCCAGTCGCGCGGTGGCGAGCTGGCATTGCTGTTGGGTGCGACGTTTCCAGAAGCCGTGTCCGCCGTGATCGGCTATGTGCCTGGCGCGGTCGTGCACAGCGCGCAGAATGCCGCCGACCCCGCCATCGGCCGTGAAGGCGCGACGTGGCTGTACCGCGGCCAGCCGCTGCCGCATTTGTGGGAGGGCAACCGCACCGCCACGTGGGCACCGTTCGACGAAGGCCCAGCGCCGCATCGGCATGAGCGCGCCATCCGCACCGCGCTGCAGGATGCGGATGCCGTGGCGCGCGCCCGCATCCGCATCGAACGTGCGCGCGGGCCGGTGCTGCTGCTCTCTGCCACTGACGACGGCTCGTGGCCCTCGAGCGACTACTCACGCATGGTCACCGCCAAGCTGGCCGAGGTACGTCACCCCTACCCCGTGCAGCACTTCGACTACGAAGGCGCCGGCCACGCCATCGTCTTCCCCTACGTGCCGACCACGCAGCTCGTGTATGCGCACCCAGTGTCGGGCCGCATCAGCACCGGCGGCGGCGAACCGCGTGCCAACGCTCATGCCGACGCGCAGTCGTGGGCCGCTGTACGTCGCTTTCTCGCCAGCGCGGTGGCTGCGCGCGGCGCCTCCGTACCCGATTCTCGGAGCCTTTCAACCATGGATTTCACGCCCGCTCAAGATGTTGTCGATCAGGTTGCTGGCCTGGACGACGGCAGCGCCACGCACGCGCTGCGTCACGCCCGTGAAAAGGTGGCGACCGCCACCCAAGGCAGCTACGACGGCCTGTTCGACGCGGCCTTGCCCGGCCTCACGCTTGGCGAACGCCTGCTGGTGGCGCTCTACGCTTGCCGTCTGACGCCTGCGCCTGAACTGGCTGAGCACTACCGCGCGCGGCTGGCAGAAACGCCGGTCGATGCCGCCGCATTGCAGGCGGTCGACCACGGTGCAGTGGAAGCGCTGACTGACCCGCGTTTGCACGCCATCCTCACCTTCACGCGCACGCTCATTGAGCGCCCCATCGAAGGCGATCGCGCAGCATTGCAGAAGCTGCCCGCCGCCGGGCTTGCCACGGCGGATGTTGTCACCCTCGCACAACTGATCGCGTTCCTGTCGTACCAGACGCGGCTGGTGGCCGGCCTGCGTGCGCTGAACGCGGCCGCCGGCACCAACGCATCCGCACCCCCCACGGAGACCGCAGCATGA
- a CDS encoding ABC transporter substrate-binding protein: MKRLLASSIAVALLAAAGAAGAQTLNIGFADPLSSLDPQLNNHAGDRSVDVHFWDLLVENKWNKLQPGLALSWKTLDPKTWEFKLRPGVKWHDGQPFTADDVIFSYQRARSVPGSVATFAGYLRTVESVTAKDPLTLIIKTNIPNPDLPLNLASVHIVSKHVGEKSATEDYNAGRAVVGTGPYKFVSYVPGDRVVMARNDNYWGGKQLWEKVNYRYINNAAARTANLLSGEVDVIDKVSVADLARLRQSPSVHVFAYPGLRVMLLQPSFRKGPNEYITGNDGKPLANNPLLDVRVRQALSLAIDRKAIVDRILQGAATVANQWMPADTYGYNPDVKNIAYDPAQAKKLLADAGFPQGFNLVMHVPNDRYPQGPETAQAVAQFWSRIGVKTKVEVVPWSVYSGRANKNDYAMSMLAWGNGTGEASYALVNVLATVDTKKGLGASNWGHYSNPAVDNALNASTEEFNVEKRAAILRHSVKLVSDDVGVLPLFHYQNVWAAKKGLKVAPMTSDRTAAQMVTKDGK, translated from the coding sequence GTGAAACGCCTCCTCGCTTCGTCGATTGCCGTTGCCCTGCTTGCTGCTGCCGGTGCTGCCGGCGCGCAAACGCTGAACATCGGCTTTGCCGATCCGCTGTCGTCGCTCGACCCGCAACTGAACAACCACGCTGGCGACCGCTCCGTCGACGTGCATTTCTGGGATCTGCTGGTCGAGAACAAGTGGAACAAGCTGCAACCCGGCCTGGCACTGTCGTGGAAGACGCTGGACCCGAAGACGTGGGAATTCAAGCTACGCCCCGGCGTGAAGTGGCACGACGGCCAGCCGTTCACGGCGGATGACGTCATCTTCTCGTACCAGCGTGCGCGCAGCGTGCCGGGCAGCGTGGCGACGTTTGCGGGCTATCTGCGCACGGTGGAATCCGTCACCGCCAAAGACCCGCTCACGCTCATCATCAAGACGAATATCCCGAACCCCGACCTGCCGCTGAACCTGGCGTCCGTGCACATCGTCAGCAAGCACGTGGGCGAAAAGTCCGCCACCGAGGACTACAACGCCGGCCGCGCCGTGGTGGGCACGGGCCCGTACAAGTTCGTCTCCTATGTGCCCGGCGACCGCGTGGTGATGGCGCGCAACGACAACTACTGGGGCGGCAAGCAACTCTGGGAAAAGGTCAACTACCGCTACATCAACAACGCCGCCGCGCGCACGGCCAACTTGCTCTCGGGCGAGGTGGATGTGATTGACAAGGTGTCGGTGGCCGACCTCGCGCGACTGCGCCAGTCACCCAGCGTGCACGTGTTTGCCTACCCCGGCCTGCGCGTGATGCTGCTGCAGCCGAGCTTCCGCAAGGGACCGAACGAATACATCACCGGTAACGATGGCAAGCCGCTCGCCAACAATCCGCTGCTCGACGTGCGCGTGCGCCAGGCGCTGTCGCTGGCGATTGACCGCAAGGCCATCGTCGATCGCATCCTCCAAGGCGCCGCCACCGTCGCCAACCAGTGGATGCCTGCCGACACGTACGGCTACAACCCCGACGTGAAGAACATTGCCTACGACCCGGCACAGGCGAAGAAACTGCTGGCCGATGCAGGTTTTCCGCAGGGCTTCAACCTGGTGATGCACGTGCCGAACGACCGCTACCCGCAAGGCCCGGAAACGGCGCAGGCGGTGGCGCAGTTCTGGTCGCGCATCGGCGTGAAGACCAAGGTGGAGGTGGTGCCCTGGTCGGTCTACTCGGGCCGCGCCAACAAGAACGACTACGCGATGAGCATGCTGGCATGGGGCAACGGCACGGGTGAGGCAAGCTACGCGCTGGTCAACGTGCTGGCCACGGTGGATACCAAGAAGGGCCTGGGTGCATCGAACTGGGGCCACTACAGCAACCCGGCCGTGGACAATGCGCTGAACGCCTCCACCGAGGAGTTCAACGTCGAGAAGCGCGCGGCCATCCTGCGTCACTCGGTCAAGCTGGTGTCGGATGACGTGGGCGTGCTGCCGCTGTTCCACTACCAGAACGTGTGGGCCGCCAAGAAGGGCCTGAAGGTGGCCCCGATGACCAGCGACCGCACCGCCGCACAGATGGTCACCAAGGACGGCAAGTAA
- a CDS encoding oligopeptide/dipeptide ABC transporter ATP-binding protein, whose protein sequence is MSTPLVELKQVGKRFGDRKIGPVDGMLQRLGLAKPPAVVRAVDGIDLAIQPGEVVGLVGESGCGKSTLGRIAAGLMPPSDGEVRVDGKAVNTLSADEARDARLKIQMIFQDPYASLNPRLRVEEIIGEAARVHGLTDRANFADYVTAQMQRAGLDPALRDRYPHQFSGGQRQRIGIARALAVQPSMLVCDEAVAALDVSIQAQILNLFMDLREQLNLTYLFISHDLGVVEHLSDRVVIMYLGRVVESAPAEEVFRRPNHPYTQTLLAEIPRLSARHKTFTAIQGEMPSPLNPPTGCHFHPRCPHAMPRCKTEAPTLRGIAVNHISACHLNDLQ, encoded by the coding sequence ATGAGCACGCCGCTGGTCGAACTCAAGCAAGTCGGCAAGCGCTTCGGCGATCGCAAGATCGGCCCTGTTGACGGCATGCTGCAGCGCCTGGGGCTCGCGAAGCCGCCCGCCGTGGTGCGCGCCGTTGATGGCATCGACCTGGCGATTCAGCCCGGTGAGGTCGTCGGCTTGGTCGGTGAATCCGGCTGCGGCAAGTCCACGCTCGGCCGCATCGCCGCAGGGTTGATGCCGCCGTCTGACGGCGAGGTGCGCGTGGACGGCAAAGCCGTCAACACGCTCTCAGCAGACGAAGCACGCGATGCACGCCTGAAGATTCAGATGATCTTCCAGGACCCATACGCCAGCCTCAACCCGCGCCTGCGCGTGGAAGAGATCATCGGCGAGGCAGCGCGCGTGCACGGCCTGACCGACCGCGCCAATTTTGCCGACTACGTAACCGCGCAGATGCAGCGCGCGGGCCTCGACCCTGCCCTGCGTGACCGCTATCCGCACCAGTTCAGCGGTGGCCAGCGGCAGCGCATCGGCATTGCTCGCGCATTGGCAGTGCAGCCGTCGATGCTCGTTTGCGATGAGGCGGTGGCAGCGCTGGACGTGTCCATTCAGGCGCAGATCCTGAACCTCTTCATGGACCTGCGCGAGCAGCTCAACCTGACGTACCTCTTCATCAGCCACGACCTGGGCGTGGTGGAGCACCTGTCGGACCGCGTGGTGATCATGTACCTTGGCCGCGTAGTGGAATCGGCGCCAGCGGAGGAAGTGTTCCGCCGTCCGAACCATCCATACACGCAGACGTTGCTGGCGGAGATTCCACGCCTATCAGCCCGGCACAAGACCTTCACGGCCATCCAGGGCGAGATGCCCAGCCCGCTGAACCCGCCGACCGGCTGCCATTTCCACCCACGCTGTCCGCACGCCATGCCACGCTGCAAGACCGAAGCCCCGACCTTGCGTGGCATTGCAGTCAACCATATCAGCGCGTGTCACCTGAACGATCTTCAATAA
- a CDS encoding ABC transporter ATP-binding protein, whose amino-acid sequence MSASASSNPLTLEVRNLRTHFFTRDGVLPAVDDVSFSLERGRILGLVGESGSGKSVTGFSIMGLVDPPGRVVSGEILYQGRDLTKLPARELRKLQGNRIAMVFQDPMMTLNPVLRIDAQMIEAVRAHSSMSHAQAREHARDTLGLMGIPSPEERLRAYPHQLSGGMRQRVAIAIAMLHRPDLIIADEPTTALDVTIQAQILSEVQKLARQHGTALIWITHDLSVVAGLADEVAVMYAGRIVEHSPVDAVLDAPLHPYTMGLIDSLPSENRRGQRLRQIPGMTPNLLSLPAGCSFAARCPRASDACGVRPEITQPDPGRLVRCFHPGTLPAATREVT is encoded by the coding sequence ATGAGTGCGTCCGCAAGTTCCAATCCGTTGACGCTGGAAGTCCGCAACCTGCGCACGCATTTCTTCACACGCGACGGCGTGCTGCCTGCGGTGGACGACGTGTCGTTTTCACTGGAGCGCGGGCGCATCCTGGGGCTGGTGGGGGAATCGGGCTCGGGAAAGTCCGTCACCGGTTTCTCGATCATGGGTCTGGTGGACCCGCCCGGCCGCGTCGTCAGCGGCGAGATCCTCTACCAGGGTCGCGACCTCACCAAGCTGCCCGCACGCGAACTGCGCAAACTGCAGGGCAACCGCATCGCCATGGTCTTTCAAGACCCGATGATGACGCTCAACCCCGTGTTGCGCATCGACGCCCAGATGATCGAGGCCGTGCGCGCGCACAGCAGCATGAGCCACGCACAGGCTCGCGAGCACGCGCGCGACACGCTGGGCCTGATGGGCATTCCCAGCCCGGAAGAACGGCTGCGCGCGTATCCGCACCAGCTCTCGGGGGGCATGCGGCAGCGCGTGGCGATTGCCATTGCGATGCTGCATCGGCCCGACCTGATCATTGCGGACGAGCCGACCACTGCGCTGGACGTGACCATCCAGGCGCAGATTCTGTCGGAGGTGCAAAAGCTCGCACGCCAGCATGGCACCGCGCTGATCTGGATCACGCATGACCTGTCCGTCGTGGCCGGCCTGGCCGATGAAGTGGCGGTGATGTACGCCGGCCGCATCGTCGAGCACAGCCCGGTGGATGCCGTACTCGATGCGCCGCTGCACCCGTACACCATGGGCCTGATCGACAGCCTGCCGAGCGAAAACCGCCGCGGCCAGCGCCTGCGCCAGATTCCGGGCATGACGCCGAACCTGTTGTCGCTGCCGGCCGGCTGCTCGTTTGCAGCGCGTTGCCCGCGTGCATCCGATGCATGTGGTGTGCGCCCCGAGATCACGCAACCCGACCCCGGCCGCCTTGTGCGTTGCTTCCACCCCGGCACGCTGCCGGCAGCCACGCGGGAGGTCACATGA
- a CDS encoding ABC transporter permease: MNTPSQTTVATAAPTAPAPRKQSPWRRVAADFLASKSAIFGLAVVVLLMAAALAAPWITPQNPYDLMQLDVLDSRLPPGSPNGLGTFTYWLGTDGQGRDLYSGILYGLRISLGVGIGSAAVAAVIGTLLGLIAAYAGGKVDNFIMRTVDLLLSFPSVLVAMMILAYLGKSITNVVLTLVLLEWAYYARTVRGQALVERRREYVEAARSLALPGWRIALKHILPNCLPPLIVVGTLQVARAITLEATLSFLGLGVPITEPSLGLLIANGYQYMLSGQYWISFYPGIALLLALVAINLVGDRLREVLNPRAQR, encoded by the coding sequence ATGAACACGCCTTCGCAAACCACCGTGGCGACCGCCGCGCCGACGGCTCCGGCGCCGCGCAAGCAATCCCCCTGGCGGCGCGTTGCAGCGGATTTCCTCGCCTCCAAATCCGCCATCTTCGGGCTGGCCGTTGTGGTGCTGCTGATGGCCGCCGCGCTGGCCGCACCGTGGATCACGCCGCAGAACCCGTATGACCTGATGCAGCTCGACGTGCTGGACTCGCGACTGCCGCCGGGCTCGCCCAATGGGCTAGGCACCTTTACGTACTGGCTCGGGACAGACGGCCAGGGGCGCGATCTCTACTCCGGCATCCTCTACGGCCTGCGCATCAGCCTGGGCGTGGGGATCGGCTCGGCAGCCGTTGCCGCCGTGATCGGCACGTTGCTCGGGCTGATTGCCGCCTACGCGGGTGGCAAGGTCGACAACTTCATCATGCGCACCGTTGACCTGCTGCTGTCGTTCCCGTCGGTGCTGGTGGCGATGATGATCCTGGCCTACCTCGGCAAGAGCATCACCAATGTCGTGCTGACGCTGGTGCTGCTGGAGTGGGCGTACTACGCGCGCACGGTGCGCGGGCAAGCACTGGTCGAGCGCCGCCGCGAATACGTGGAAGCCGCACGCTCGCTCGCCCTGCCCGGCTGGCGCATCGCACTCAAGCACATCCTGCCGAACTGCCTGCCGCCGCTCATCGTCGTGGGCACGCTGCAAGTGGCGCGTGCGATCACGCTGGAAGCCACCCTCTCCTTCCTGGGCCTGGGCGTGCCGATTACCGAGCCGTCGCTGGGCCTCCTGATTGCCAACGGATACCAATACATGTTGTCTGGTCAGTACTGGATCAGTTTCTATCCAGGCATTGCGCTGCTGCTGGCGCTGGTCGCCATCAACCTGGTGGGCGACCGCCTGCGCGAAGTGCTGAACCCGAGGGCGCAACGATGA
- a CDS encoding ABC transporter permease produces the protein MTGWLLRRIGQALLVVLVMTVIVFVGLHAIGNPVDILIGQDVDQIDRARIIAELGLDKPLWQQYLSFLNGAVHGNLGKSFVYNEPAIQLILQRLPATLELAFAALIIAVVIGVPLGLFAGLYPNHPVSRLLMTGSVVGFSLPTFWVGLMLIMAFSVSLGWLPASGRGETARLFGVEWSWLTADGLRHLLLPAINLSLFKLSLVLRLTSAGVREVLPMDFVKFARAKGLSPLRVVLAHVLRNTLIPLVTVLGLELGSTIAFAVVTESIFAWPGAGKLILDSINSLDRPVIVSYLIVVVCLFVSLNLIVDILYRMLDPRVRAADNAEAA, from the coding sequence ATGACGGGTTGGCTCCTCCGCCGCATCGGCCAGGCGCTGCTGGTCGTGCTGGTGATGACGGTGATTGTTTTTGTTGGGCTACACGCCATCGGCAACCCGGTCGACATCCTGATCGGTCAGGACGTGGACCAGATCGACCGCGCACGCATCATTGCCGAACTCGGCCTGGACAAGCCGCTGTGGCAGCAGTACCTGAGCTTCCTGAACGGCGCGGTGCATGGCAACCTCGGCAAGAGCTTCGTCTACAACGAACCCGCCATCCAACTGATCCTGCAGCGCCTGCCGGCCACGTTGGAGCTGGCGTTTGCAGCGCTCATCATCGCGGTGGTGATCGGCGTGCCGCTGGGGCTGTTCGCCGGGCTGTATCCGAACCATCCGGTGTCGCGTCTGCTGATGACGGGCAGCGTGGTGGGCTTCTCGCTGCCGACGTTCTGGGTGGGGCTGATGTTGATCATGGCCTTCAGTGTGAGCCTCGGTTGGCTGCCCGCCAGCGGGCGTGGTGAAACGGCTCGCCTGTTCGGCGTCGAATGGTCATGGCTGACGGCCGATGGCCTGCGCCACTTATTGCTGCCGGCCATCAACCTGTCGCTGTTCAAGCTCTCGCTGGTGCTGCGGCTGACTTCGGCCGGCGTGCGCGAGGTGCTGCCGATGGACTTCGTGAAGTTCGCGCGTGCCAAGGGGCTGTCGCCGTTGCGCGTGGTGCTGGCGCACGTGCTGCGCAACACGCTGATCCCACTGGTGACGGTGCTCGGCCTGGAGCTGGGTTCGACCATCGCGTTTGCCGTGGTGACGGAGAGCATCTTTGCCTGGCCCGGCGCGGGCAAGCTGATCCTGGACAGCATCAACTCGCTGGACCGCCCTGTCATCGTTTCCTACCTCATCGTTGTGGTGTGCCTGTTCGTGTCGCTCAACCTGATCGTCGACATCCTGTATCGCATGCTGGACCCGCGCGTGCGCGCAGCAGATAACGCGGAGGCCGCATGA